The Vescimonas coprocola genome includes a window with the following:
- a CDS encoding cysteine-rich VLP domain-containing protein yields MRDNPYKDLPPLERRPDGSLYRMTPAQRKQAASLIRRECCCREDGNCIVLDDGDTCTCPQTISFSVCCKWFRWAVLPLDGTLEAEIFRDKDLKRCAVCGGVFVPKSNRAKYCPGCAARVHRRQKTESERKRRSAVDS; encoded by the coding sequence ATGAGAGATAACCCCTATAAAGACTTGCCGCCACTGGAACGCAGGCCGGACGGTTCCCTTTACCGCATGACACCGGCGCAGAGAAAACAGGCGGCCAGCCTGATACGCCGGGAGTGTTGTTGCCGTGAGGACGGCAACTGCATTGTCCTTGATGATGGGGACACCTGCACCTGCCCGCAGACGATTTCTTTCTCGGTCTGCTGTAAGTGGTTCCGCTGGGCGGTCTTGCCGCTGGACGGGACGCTGGAAGCGGAAATTTTCCGGGATAAGGACTTGAAACGCTGTGCGGTCTGCGGTGGCGTGTTCGTCCCCAAATCCAACCGGGCAAAATACTGCCCCGGCTGTGCCGCCAGAGTTCACAGGCGGCAGAAAACAGAAAGTGAACGGAAAAGGAGGTCTGCTGTGGACAGTTAG
- a CDS encoding DUF4177 domain-containing protein, protein MKRYEYMTVDLSAEPSFNVHVKLDRYIAKLNEYGKQGWRLISGTDDWKYSIFEREIEDKEE, encoded by the coding sequence ATGAAAAGATATGAGTATATGACCGTAGATTTAAGCGCAGAGCCTTCGTTTAATGTTCATGTTAAGTTAGACAGATATATTGCTAAGCTGAATGAATATGGTAAGCAAGGGTGGAGATTGATTTCTGGAACTGATGATTGGAAATATTCAATTTTTGAGCGAGAAATTGAGGATAAGGAAGAATGA
- a CDS encoding replication initiator protein A, translating into MTNTIYIHQPEQAFSFTRLPNFLFEAPTFQPLSNEAKVLYAFILRRTELSRKNGWADDYGRIFLYYPICEVVDLLHCGRQKAVNTLRELQYAGLVEIQKQGCGKPNRIFPKSYEAVPNTDFKKSGSGTPED; encoded by the coding sequence ATGACAAACACGATTTACATTCATCAGCCGGAACAGGCGTTCAGCTTCACCCGGCTCCCCAATTTCCTCTTTGAAGCCCCTACATTCCAGCCCCTGTCCAACGAGGCAAAGGTTCTGTACGCCTTTATCCTGCGCCGGACAGAGTTGTCCCGCAAGAATGGGTGGGCGGATGACTACGGACGGATTTTCCTGTATTACCCTATCTGCGAAGTGGTTGACCTGCTCCATTGTGGGCGGCAGAAAGCGGTGAACACCCTGCGGGAACTGCAATACGCCGGACTGGTGGAAATCCAGAAGCAGGGCTGTGGAAAACCCAACCGCATTTTCCCAAAATCCTATGAAGCGGTTCCAAACACCGACTTCAAGAAATCCGGTTCTGGTACGCCGGAGGACTGA